From a single Gimesia fumaroli genomic region:
- a CDS encoding IS4 family transposase produces MPFISASHSNAASFSLFKRSMMQNASLPLSDVINDQRWQQVFDEHEINFGSGEDDVYSPAITLWALISQVFFSGEQRSCKAAVIRVANLCAALGRRVCSTNTSAYCRARLKIPFIVIRDIVQQIAADAEAACDQNRVQTREQSAARLSPSSIADMKSRSTGGRILLVDGFTLTAADTPKNQRAYPQNPTQKPGLGFPVLRCVSLISMTTGLLVDLVSGPYSGKGSGETALFWQMLDALRPGDTLVADSYYCTYWLVSACRARGVQVLMKNHHLRDDHPQNARRLSKRERLVTWSRPLQRPDWMPRQEFWQQPLTLTLRLVDVQTNQPGYRAKTFTIATSITDRKASPARWIAAMYQSRWLIELDIRSIKCSLGMDILRAKSPDMVLTELWSCLLAYNLIRLKMLQSSLSTDRDPRSLSFATTQQMLAASWLLGAVTKLTDELVALGQQVPSSERVGHRTGRTEPRANKRRTKVLALLKQPRYHYHQQRKAIV; encoded by the coding sequence ATGCCATTTATATCAGCTTCCCATTCGAATGCAGCATCATTTTCTCTTTTCAAACGTTCGATGATGCAAAATGCTTCGCTTCCGCTATCTGATGTAATCAACGATCAGCGCTGGCAGCAGGTCTTTGATGAACACGAAATCAATTTTGGTTCCGGCGAGGATGACGTTTACTCTCCCGCAATCACGCTCTGGGCCTTAATTTCTCAGGTCTTCTTTTCCGGCGAGCAACGCAGCTGTAAAGCGGCCGTGATCCGTGTTGCCAACCTGTGTGCCGCGCTGGGCCGACGGGTTTGCAGTACGAATACCAGTGCTTATTGTCGTGCGCGACTCAAAATCCCGTTTATCGTCATTCGAGACATTGTCCAACAAATTGCCGCTGATGCGGAAGCGGCCTGTGATCAGAATCGTGTCCAGACCAGAGAGCAGTCGGCGGCACGCCTCAGTCCTTCCAGCATCGCTGATATGAAATCACGGAGCACCGGCGGTCGCATTCTGCTGGTTGATGGCTTCACCCTCACGGCCGCCGATACTCCCAAGAATCAGCGTGCCTATCCACAGAACCCGACTCAGAAACCGGGGCTCGGGTTCCCCGTTCTACGCTGCGTTTCTCTGATCTCGATGACAACCGGACTGCTGGTGGATCTAGTGAGCGGGCCTTACAGCGGAAAAGGCAGTGGCGAAACGGCCCTGTTCTGGCAAATGCTGGATGCACTCCGACCGGGAGATACCCTGGTGGCAGACTCGTATTACTGCACGTACTGGCTGGTGAGTGCGTGCCGTGCGCGGGGCGTGCAGGTTTTGATGAAGAATCATCACCTGCGTGACGATCATCCCCAGAACGCACGGCGGCTGAGCAAACGGGAGCGACTGGTGACCTGGTCACGACCATTGCAACGTCCTGACTGGATGCCCCGTCAGGAATTCTGGCAACAACCGCTGACGCTCACTCTGCGTCTGGTCGATGTGCAGACCAATCAGCCGGGGTATCGCGCCAAAACGTTTACGATTGCCACCAGCATCACAGATCGGAAAGCATCCCCGGCGCGCTGGATCGCCGCCATGTATCAAAGCCGCTGGCTGATCGAACTGGATATTCGCAGCATCAAGTGTTCGCTGGGGATGGATATTCTGCGTGCGAAGTCTCCGGACATGGTGCTCACCGAACTCTGGTCGTGCCTGCTGGCGTATAATCTGATTCGGTTAAAAATGCTGCAAAGCAGTCTCTCAACAGACCGTGATCCGCGTTCCCTCTCGTTTGCCACCACGCAACAGATGCTGGCTGCCAGTTGGTTGTTGGGAGCCGTCACGAAGCTCACGGATGAGTTGGTTGCACTCGGACAACAGGTCCCCAGCAGCGAACGTGTGGGGCATCGCACTGGTCGAACAGAACCCAGAGCCAATAAACGCCGCACCAAAGTGCTGGCTTTGCTGAAGCAACCAAGATACCATTACCATCAACAACGGAAGGCAATCGTATGA
- a CDS encoding ferredoxin family protein, translated as MAHVVTEACFNCKYTDCVVVCPVECFYEGESMVYINPDECIDCEACVPECPVEAIFHEDNVPEKWQEYTQINADKSQELPVITEKKDPLADC; from the coding sequence ATGGCACACGTGGTTACAGAGGCTTGCTTCAATTGCAAATATACGGATTGTGTCGTGGTTTGCCCCGTAGAATGCTTCTACGAAGGGGAATCAATGGTATATATCAATCCCGATGAGTGCATCGACTGCGAAGCATGCGTGCCTGAATGTCCCGTCGAAGCGATTTTTCATGAGGACAATGTTCCGGAAAAATGGCAGGAATATACCCAGATCAACGCCGACAAATCACAGGAACTGCCCGTGATTACAGAGAAGAAAGATCCTTTGGCAGACTGCTAA